In Desulfovibrio sp. 86, the following proteins share a genomic window:
- a CDS encoding DUF2325 domain-containing protein — protein MCVTLIGGMDRLQKDYIAAAKENGHSLKCISRNERNFVDKIGNPDALIVFTNKVSHEAKRKAVQVARSRNIPLQMVHSCGVSSLRECLRDA, from the coding sequence ATGTGCGTAACACTTATAGGCGGCATGGACAGGTTGCAAAAGGACTACATAGCCGCAGCCAAGGAAAATGGGCATTCCCTCAAGTGCATCAGCCGCAATGAGCGGAACTTCGTTGACAAGATCGGCAACCCTGACGCCCTGATCGTTTTTACCAACAAGGTTTCTCACGAAGCCAAGCGCAAGGCCGTGCAGGTTGCGCGTTCACGCAACATACCCCTGCAAATGGTGCACTCTTGCGGTGTCTCCTCCCTGCGCGAATGTCTGCGTGACGCCTAG